In Apium graveolens cultivar Ventura chromosome 10, ASM990537v1, whole genome shotgun sequence, the following are encoded in one genomic region:
- the LOC141693754 gene encoding large ribosomal subunit protein eL31-like: MVEKTKGRKEEVVTREYTINLHKRLHGCTFKKKAPNAIKEIRKFAQKAMGTKDVRVDVKLNKQIWSRGIRSVPRRVRVRIARKRNDDEDATEELYSLVTVAEAPSGLKGLGTLVIEEDDE, from the exons ATGGTGGAGAAGACCAAAGGACGAAAGGAAGAGGTTGTCACTAGGGAGTACACTATTAACCTCCACAAGCGCCTCCATGGCTG CACCTTCAAGAAGAAGGCTCCTAATGCTATCAAAGAGATTAGGAAGTTTGCCCAGAAGGCTATGGGAACCAAGGATGTCCGAGTGGATGTTAAGCTAAACAAGCAAATTTGGAGCAGGGGTATCAGAAGTGTCCCAAGGCGGGTCAGGGTCCGCATTGCTCGCAAGCGTAATGATGATGAGGATGCCACTGAAGAGCTTTACTCCCTTGTCACTGTTGCTGAGGCCCCATCAGGTCTGAAGGGACTTGGCACCCTAGTCATTGAAGAAGATGATGAATGA